A genomic window from Candidatus Zixiibacteriota bacterium includes:
- a CDS encoding helix-hairpin-helix domain-containing protein, translating to MNRFFDFSREQMRTLVVLAVIVVMAGSYKFIRDYYIKPLRPASAWKISQIESLETNLKVDLNYSPADSLELVPSLGPILSQRIIDYRAQYGKFPAVDSIVNVLGIGEAKLKQIKPYLKVTMP from the coding sequence ATGAATAGATTTTTTGATTTTTCCCGGGAGCAAATGCGGACGCTGGTAGTGCTGGCGGTTATAGTTGTTATGGCCGGGAGTTATAAATTTATTCGTGATTATTATATCAAACCGTTGCGTCCCGCCAGCGCCTGGAAGATTTCTCAAATTGAATCATTGGAAACCAATCTGAAAGTCGATCTCAATTATTCTCCCGCCGACTCGCTGGAGCTCGTCCCGAGTTTGGGACCGATTTTATCGCAAAGAATTATTGACTATCGTGCCCAATACGGTAAATTCCCCGCGGTTGATTCTATTGTGAACGTGCTCGGAATCGGAGAGGCTAAGTTAAAACAGATTAAACCTTATCTCAAAGTAACCATGCCATGA
- a CDS encoding BlaI/MecI/CopY family transcriptional regulator: MTDRQSLPTDAELEILNVLWANGPSTVKDVHQLLSGKSPRGYTTVLKILQIMSEKGLVSRDESQRAHIYTPAIEIKQTQQSMVIHLVNKVFDGSAGSLIMQALSSRPTSKEELAEIRKLLDEMEGRRDDK; encoded by the coding sequence ATGACGGACAGGCAATCATTACCAACCGACGCGGAACTCGAAATATTAAACGTCCTTTGGGCCAACGGCCCCAGCACGGTTAAAGATGTTCACCAATTATTATCCGGCAAATCTCCACGGGGATATACGACCGTTTTGAAAATACTCCAGATAATGAGCGAAAAAGGATTAGTAAGCCGGGATGAAAGCCAGAGAGCTCATATCTATACACCCGCTATTGAAATCAAACAGACACAGCAATCAATGGTCATCCATCTGGTTAATAAGGTCTTTGACGGTTCGGCCGGAAGCTTGATTATGCAAGCCCTGAGTTCCCGCCCTACATCCAAAGAAGAATTGGCGGAAATCCGAAAACTGCTGGACGAAATGGAGGGCCGCCGGGATGATAAGTAA
- a CDS encoding AI-2E family transporter codes for MKKEHLLMTIFLGIVAVSFYLFYRLLAPFLVPLCWAAIFAIIFYPLYQKIEKYINSPNLRSLLLTLLIVLLIIGPAVYIGTALVQEAITTFDHFRAWVDEGNLDKLIDIKNSPMYLVVQDKLEPYVDISQLDLRVIIEKSLQAVSRVALTQTTKILTNAGIVIFHFFLMVFFMFYFFRDGSGLLKQIKSIIPISPDKTESTFNHLRKVIEGTMYGGVVVALIQGFLGGLLFLIMGLPSPVFWGAFMAFLAFVPVVGPFLVYIPAGIILIFSGSIVKGILLLILGTVIVSQIDNFLRPLLVSGKTGMHTMLLFISIMGGIGMFGLLGVVLGPFIAAVFVTMFDVFRLKLTEDEKIETKDHNFATDRECK; via the coding sequence ATGAAAAAAGAACATCTGTTGATGACGATTTTCCTCGGCATTGTGGCCGTGTCATTCTATCTTTTTTACCGTCTTTTGGCTCCGTTTCTTGTCCCCTTATGCTGGGCAGCGATATTCGCGATCATTTTTTATCCCCTATACCAGAAAATTGAAAAATATATAAATTCGCCTAACCTGCGTTCGCTTTTACTTACTCTTTTGATAGTGCTGTTGATTATCGGTCCGGCGGTATATATCGGAACAGCTTTGGTTCAGGAAGCGATCACGACTTTTGATCATTTTCGGGCGTGGGTTGACGAAGGCAATCTTGATAAATTGATTGATATAAAAAACTCGCCGATGTATTTGGTGGTTCAGGATAAACTGGAACCTTATGTTGATATTTCGCAGCTCGATCTTAGAGTGATTATCGAAAAATCATTGCAGGCCGTCTCGCGAGTAGCCCTGACGCAAACGACTAAAATTCTAACCAACGCCGGGATAGTTATCTTCCATTTCTTCCTGATGGTCTTTTTCATGTTTTATTTTTTCCGTGACGGCTCCGGCCTTCTTAAACAGATAAAATCAATCATTCCCATTTCGCCCGATAAAACCGAAAGTACTTTCAACCATCTTCGCAAAGTTATTGAAGGAACTATGTACGGCGGGGTGGTAGTGGCATTGATTCAGGGTTTTTTGGGCGGGCTACTGTTTTTAATAATGGGTCTGCCATCTCCTGTCTTCTGGGGCGCCTTCATGGCTTTTCTGGCCTTTGTACCTGTCGTCGGCCCGTTTTTGGTATATATTCCGGCCGGGATTATTTTGATTTTTTCGGGATCGATCGTCAAAGGGATACTGCTTTTGATTCTGGGAACGGTCATTGTCAGTCAAATCGATAATTTCCTGCGGCCGCTTTTGGTCTCCGGCAAAACTGGAATGCACACGATGCTGTTATTTATCTCAATCATGGGCGGCATCGGTATGTTCGGGTTATTGGGTGTTGTCCTCGGCCCCTTTATCGCCGCAGTTTTCGTCACCATGTTCGATGTTTTCAGGCTAAAATTGACGGAGGATGAAAAAATAGAAACCAAAGATCATAATTTTGCTACTGACAGAGAGTGTAAATAG
- the coaD gene encoding pantetheine-phosphate adenylyltransferase — protein MNKNEKKIAIYPGTFDPTTNGHISLIERAIGLFDELIVAVAKASTKKTLFTIDERLEIVQKAVAGKDRVRVESFEGLLANYARDVGACAVIRGLRAVSDFEFEFQMALMNRRIIHDIETVFLMPALSWVYLSSMIVKEVAANGGDISGLVPDAALEALNKKFRS, from the coding sequence ATGAATAAAAATGAAAAGAAAATCGCCATCTACCCCGGAACTTTTGATCCGACTACCAATGGTCATATATCTCTTATTGAAAGAGCCATCGGACTCTTTGATGAATTAATTGTCGCCGTCGCCAAAGCCAGTACCAAAAAAACTCTATTTACGATAGATGAACGACTGGAGATTGTTCAAAAGGCAGTTGCCGGCAAAGACCGCGTTCGGGTGGAATCATTCGAAGGTCTCTTGGCTAATTATGCCCGCGACGTCGGCGCTTGTGCCGTTATCAGGGGCCTCAGGGCGGTATCCGATTTTGAGTTTGAATTTCAGATGGCTCTGATGAATCGCCGCATAATCCACGATATTGAAACTGTCTTTCTCATGCCAGCCCTGTCGTGGGTTTATTTGTCATCGATGATTGTCAAAGAAGTCGCCGCTAACGGCGGCGATATATCCGGCCTCGTTCCCGACGCCGCCCTGGAAGCTCTCAATAAAAAATTCCGTTCGTGA
- the rsmD gene encoding 16S rRNA (guanine(966)-N(2))-methyltransferase RsmD encodes MSLKITGGHLKGRIIKTSSGRDTRPTLGRVREAIFSMIQHDIEDADILDLFAGSGALAIEALSRGAASAILIEKNRKTTGIIKTNLDSLELRARILNADYIKAFQILKSESKRFDIIFADPPYDLIEPDRLASEISEYSLIKPGGLFILEHAGNIVPEDVRKIKTRRFGDSAVSVFHYE; translated from the coding sequence ATGAGCCTGAAAATTACCGGAGGACATCTAAAGGGGCGGATTATCAAAACTTCCTCCGGCCGCGATACCCGCCCTACCCTGGGCCGCGTCCGTGAAGCGATCTTCTCAATGATCCAGCATGATATCGAAGACGCGGACATTCTCGACTTATTCGCTGGCTCGGGAGCGCTGGCTATCGAAGCTCTTTCCCGGGGCGCGGCGTCGGCGATATTGATTGAAAAAAATCGCAAAACCACCGGTATTATCAAAACCAATTTGGATTCACTTGAATTAAGGGCCCGCATATTGAATGCTGATTATATCAAAGCTTTCCAAATCCTTAAAAGTGAATCAAAAAGATTCGATATTATCTTTGCCGATCCTCCGTATGATTTGATAGAACCCGACCGACTCGCATCTGAAATATCGGAATACTCTTTGATAAAACCGGGAGGATTGTTTATCTTGGAACATGCCGGGAATATTGTTCCCGAAGATGTACGAAAAATAAAAACGCGCCGTTTCGGAGATTCGGCCGTATCGGTATTTCATTATGAATAA
- a CDS encoding zinc ABC transporter substrate-binding protein — protein MQAHYEKDHEAIMWILDKYEMVLRRLCLFVIIFALFFSNPGADAQENNDKTDAFVSIVPQKYFAERIGGNFIDVSVLIGPGQSPATYNATPKQIAALSKSDIFFAVGVPFEERLLNKASRLFPNIKIIKTQDGIKLRLMEDHAHDHRHEDEHHRGIYDPHIWLDPQLVKIQAENICSALSENYPQQKIYFEANLESFESELDSLDLLIAELLSEYSGRGLLVFHPAFGYFTDRYGLRQIAVQVEGKEPGGKRLAKLIDFARREKIDAIIVQEQFSQRTAQSIADEIGCEVISLDPLAMDYLSNMMSMTRSIRKALSR, from the coding sequence ATGCAAGCACACTATGAAAAAGATCATGAAGCAATAATGTGGATATTGGATAAATATGAAATGGTTTTGCGCAGGCTTTGTCTTTTCGTAATTATCTTTGCGCTGTTTTTCAGTAATCCCGGTGCTGATGCGCAAGAGAATAATGATAAAACAGATGCGTTCGTCAGTATTGTGCCTCAGAAATATTTTGCGGAAAGAATTGGCGGGAATTTTATCGACGTATCGGTTTTGATTGGGCCGGGACAGTCCCCGGCGACATACAACGCCACTCCGAAACAGATTGCCGCTTTATCCAAATCAGATATATTTTTCGCAGTCGGGGTTCCGTTCGAAGAGCGTCTTCTGAATAAAGCATCCAGACTATTTCCGAATATAAAAATTATAAAAACTCAGGATGGAATAAAATTGCGCCTCATGGAAGATCACGCGCATGACCATCGTCATGAGGATGAACATCATCGCGGCATATACGATCCTCATATCTGGCTCGATCCGCAATTGGTTAAAATACAGGCTGAAAATATTTGCAGCGCACTGAGTGAAAATTATCCACAGCAAAAAATATATTTTGAAGCGAATCTTGAATCGTTTGAATCTGAACTGGATTCTCTGGATTTACTCATAGCGGAGCTACTATCCGAATATTCCGGGCGGGGTCTATTGGTCTTTCATCCCGCTTTTGGGTATTTCACTGACCGTTATGGCCTGAGGCAAATCGCGGTGCAAGTGGAGGGAAAAGAACCGGGCGGAAAGCGTTTGGCGAAATTGATTGATTTTGCACGACGGGAAAAGATTGATGCGATAATCGTGCAGGAGCAATTTTCGCAAAGAACCGCGCAATCGATTGCCGATGAAATCGGATGCGAAGTGATATCGCTTGATCCATTGGCTATGGATTATTTGAGTAATATGATGTCCATGACGCGATCAATCAGGAAGGCTTTGAGCAGATAG
- a CDS encoding ribbon-helix-helix domain-containing protein has protein sequence MKKHKDEVITFKVDETLAEALKSVPNRSEFIRAAVTSALASTCPLCQGAGFLTLSQKDHWDSFSHSHSVKECDDCHEKYISCKHTMKKIMKQ, from the coding sequence ATGAAAAAACATAAAGATGAAGTAATAACATTCAAAGTCGATGAGACGCTGGCTGAGGCTCTCAAAAGCGTTCCCAACCGGTCCGAGTTTATCCGCGCGGCGGTGACCTCGGCTCTGGCGTCGACCTGCCCGTTATGCCAGGGAGCCGGATTTTTGACGCTCAGCCAAAAGGACCACTGGGATAGTTTTTCCCACTCTCATTCGGTCAAAGAATGCGATGATTGTCATGAAAAGTATATTTCATGCAAGCACACTATGAAAAAGATCATGAAGCAATAA
- a CDS encoding RNA polymerase sigma factor, which translates to MLEFRNLYESYANDIYRFALWLSGDRSEAEDITSDTFVRAWVRRSQIRTETLKAYLFAIARNIYLEHQRKRKLQVDLKDDYPDPAPGPDRLVESKQALRRVWNVLKTVSEVDRAAFILRVQHELSYDEIARVLGLSLANTKVKIHRVRKKLIATFIEEEVY; encoded by the coding sequence ATGCTTGAATTCCGAAACTTGTATGAATCTTATGCTAACGACATCTATCGCTTCGCCTTATGGTTATCCGGCGACCGTTCGGAGGCAGAGGATATCACTTCTGATACGTTTGTGCGGGCGTGGGTACGGCGGAGTCAAATCCGGACCGAAACCCTCAAGGCATACCTCTTTGCGATTGCCAGAAATATCTATCTGGAACATCAGAGAAAGAGAAAGCTCCAGGTAGATCTTAAAGATGATTATCCGGATCCCGCCCCCGGACCAGACAGACTTGTCGAGTCCAAACAAGCCTTGCGGAGAGTTTGGAATGTGTTGAAAACTGTATCGGAGGTCGATCGTGCTGCTTTTATTCTCCGCGTTCAGCATGAATTGTCGTACGACGAAATCGCGCGTGTCTTGGGTCTGTCTCTTGCAAATACCAAGGTGAAGATACACCGAGTCCGCAAGAAGCTGATCGCAACTTTTATTGAAGAGGAGGTCTATTAA
- a CDS encoding ABC transporter ATP-binding protein: MNNESVVIFENTSFSYNGRLALVDVNLHFNHLDFISVVGPNGGGKTTMLKLILGLLKPDKGRIKVLGQSPEKARKFIGYVPQHFQFDPQFPIRVRDVVLMGRLNNGKSWGGFGKEDQLVAEKSLDEVEIQNLALRPFGELSGGQRQRVLIARALATNARILLLDEPTAHVDLGVQDEIYNLLQKLNELMTIVMVTHDAGFVAPFIKSVVCVNQKVVMHPTHAVTGDIIAKLYGGEVRYVSHSDVTCPHTEDCERCALLQKTVENLQHKGHRENSSDD, encoded by the coding sequence ATGAATAACGAATCGGTGGTCATATTCGAAAATACGTCATTCTCCTACAATGGACGCCTGGCATTAGTGGATGTCAATTTGCATTTCAATCATCTCGATTTTATCAGCGTCGTCGGGCCCAACGGCGGCGGCAAGACGACTATGCTCAAATTGATCCTGGGATTACTAAAACCGGATAAGGGCAGGATAAAAGTTCTCGGCCAATCCCCTGAAAAGGCTCGGAAGTTTATCGGATATGTGCCGCAGCATTTTCAGTTCGATCCTCAATTTCCTATTCGTGTCCGGGATGTGGTTTTGATGGGGCGTCTCAATAACGGCAAAAGCTGGGGTGGATTTGGAAAAGAAGATCAACTGGTAGCCGAAAAAAGCCTTGATGAGGTTGAGATACAGAATTTAGCGCTTCGTCCGTTTGGAGAATTATCGGGCGGACAGCGCCAGCGAGTATTGATTGCTCGGGCATTAGCTACTAACGCCAGAATATTGCTGCTGGACGAGCCGACGGCGCATGTTGATCTCGGCGTGCAGGACGAAATTTATAATCTTCTCCAAAAGTTGAATGAACTGATGACGATTGTCATGGTGACGCATGACGCTGGATTTGTCGCGCCGTTTATCAAATCGGTCGTGTGCGTCAATCAAAAAGTGGTCATGCATCCGACCCATGCCGTCACCGGCGATATTATAGCAAAATTATACGGCGGAGAAGTCCGCTATGTCAGTCATAGCGACGTTACCTGCCCGCATACCGAAGATTGTGAACGATGCGCCCTACTCCAGAAAACTGTAGAGAATTTACAGCATAAAGGCCACAGGGAGAATTCATCCGATGATTGA
- a CDS encoding substrate-binding domain-containing protein has product MPRSIQARLTVAAPEYLEGLLDTVATQFKRDNDIAVTIRYVASDSILILAKSDAAIDLFIINNPKRHDQLIKNSLLDRNIYSCAFRLSYVMVTRVNGPACKDVKNWKDKNLRRVAIVNPQWEYEGKLARRILNNRRLYNTLQNKLIPARSSEHLLSFMTANEADAALMFEFSIGDTKGLIIQQRFDDELKDYLRFCTGVPPHTKFKKSAHAFLDLFDSRLCDLYKTAGVYQISDN; this is encoded by the coding sequence GTGCCGAGGAGTATCCAGGCGCGTCTGACAGTTGCGGCTCCGGAATATCTCGAAGGACTGCTTGATACCGTCGCCACGCAGTTTAAACGAGACAACGATATTGCCGTGACTATCCGCTACGTCGCTTCCGACAGTATATTAATACTGGCCAAATCCGATGCCGCCATCGATCTTTTTATAATTAACAATCCCAAACGGCACGATCAACTCATCAAAAACAGCCTTCTCGACAGGAATATCTACTCCTGCGCCTTCCGCTTATCCTATGTCATGGTCACTCGCGTTAACGGCCCCGCCTGCAAAGATGTCAAGAACTGGAAAGACAAAAATCTAAGGCGCGTGGCGATAGTTAATCCTCAGTGGGAATACGAAGGTAAACTGGCGCGCCGCATTCTCAACAATCGCCGTCTGTACAATACCCTGCAGAACAAACTCATTCCGGCCCGCTCCAGCGAGCATCTCCTCTCATTTATGACCGCCAACGAAGCCGACGCCGCTCTCATGTTCGAGTTTTCAATCGGAGATACCAAAGGTTTAATAATTCAACAACGTTTTGATGATGAATTAAAGGATTATCTGCGTTTCTGTACCGGAGTTCCTCCTCATACCAAATTCAAAAAATCAGCCCACGCCTTCCTCGACCTGTTTGATTCCCGGCTGTGCGATCTGTATAAGACTGCCGGGGTCTATCAAATATCCGATAATTAA
- a CDS encoding metal ABC transporter permease, producing MIEFWSAVGEYQFLQYALLTGILASIACGVVGSYVVTRRISYVAGAISHFILGGMGATKYFNVVHGWNWLEPLHGAVIAAILAALIISQVSVRAKQREDTVIGALWAMGMAVGILFISQTPGYNEDLMSYLFGDILLVTANDLWLIATLDIFVIAMAFIFYNQLQAICFDEEFARLRGVNVELFYLLLLILTAMTVVLLVTVVGIILVIALITLPAAIAGQFTNSLGRMMVLATILSLFFTTLGLSFSYGPNLPAGAVIIVVAGIIYLLTIWILRLSSMFVSRRAEY from the coding sequence ATGATTGAATTCTGGTCGGCGGTGGGAGAATATCAATTTTTACAATACGCCTTATTGACCGGGATTTTGGCGTCGATTGCCTGCGGAGTTGTCGGCAGCTATGTCGTAACGCGCCGAATCAGCTATGTTGCTGGAGCGATTTCTCATTTCATATTGGGAGGGATGGGAGCGACCAAATATTTTAATGTAGTTCATGGGTGGAATTGGCTGGAGCCTCTCCATGGCGCGGTTATTGCGGCTATTTTGGCGGCCCTGATTATCAGTCAGGTCAGTGTCCGGGCCAAACAAAGAGAAGATACTGTTATTGGCGCTCTCTGGGCGATGGGGATGGCTGTCGGCATTTTATTTATTTCGCAAACCCCGGGTTATAACGAAGATTTGATGAGTTATCTGTTCGGGGATATACTCTTGGTTACGGCGAACGACTTGTGGTTGATTGCGACCCTGGATATTTTCGTGATAGCGATGGCTTTCATATTTTATAATCAACTCCAGGCGATCTGCTTTGACGAAGAATTCGCCCGGTTGCGAGGCGTCAATGTCGAACTTTTTTATCTATTACTTTTAATCCTGACGGCGATGACGGTCGTATTGCTCGTTACCGTTGTCGGCATAATTTTGGTCATCGCGCTGATAACTTTACCGGCCGCGATAGCCGGACAGTTTACCAATTCATTGGGACGGATGATGGTTCTCGCTACTATATTGAGTTTGTTCTTCACGACCCTCGGATTGAGCTTTAGCTACGGCCCCAACCTCCCGGCCGGAGCGGTGATAATAGTTGTGGCGGGGATTATATATTTACTGACAATATGGATTTTAAGACTGAGTTCAATGTTCGTATCGCGAAGAGCCGAATACTAA
- a CDS encoding pirin family protein, whose amino-acid sequence MIKIRKSEERGHFDHGWLDTYHTFSFAQYNDPNFTGFRALRIINEDKIQPATEFGTHPHEDMEIFTYLMSGELTHKDSMGDGSTIYPGDVQRMTAGSGIFHSESNNSKYTTTHLFQIWILPDKKGRHPEYEQKTFPFPGKQNMLRMIVSPDGKDNTIHVYQDVYMYDSALESGQSLTYRFDRKRHGWIQLASGELNINGDKLYSGDGAAISGERDIIFKAETGCEFFLFDLA is encoded by the coding sequence ATGATTAAAATACGTAAATCAGAAGAGCGCGGCCATTTCGATCATGGCTGGCTCGATACTTATCATACATTTTCTTTCGCGCAATATAACGACCCCAACTTCACCGGCTTCCGCGCGCTTCGCATCATCAACGAGGACAAAATCCAACCCGCTACCGAATTTGGCACCCATCCTCACGAGGATATGGAAATTTTCACCTATCTGATGTCGGGGGAATTGACCCACAAGGACAGCATGGGTGACGGTTCAACGATATATCCCGGAGATGTTCAGAGGATGACGGCTGGTTCGGGGATATTCCACAGCGAGTCGAACAATTCCAAATACACGACCACGCATCTCTTTCAAATCTGGATATTGCCGGACAAGAAGGGCCGCCATCCGGAATACGAGCAGAAGACATTTCCTTTTCCCGGAAAACAGAACATGCTGCGTATGATTGTTTCGCCCGATGGCAAGGATAACACTATTCACGTTTATCAGGATGTCTATATGTATGATTCGGCGTTGGAGAGCGGCCAGTCGCTTACCTACAGGTTTGATAGAAAACGCCACGGCTGGATTCAACTGGCATCGGGTGAATTAAACATTAATGGCGATAAACTCTACTCCGGAGACGGCGCGGCGATAAGCGGCGAGAGAGATATTATATTCAAAGCCGAAACCGGCTGTGAATTCTTTCTGTTTGATCTGGCCTAA
- a CDS encoding ankyrin repeat domain-containing protein codes for MRARLVIIVVLSLFISTTISATDITTAIDSGYIDQVRDILQQNPDLLNSKDDEALTPLNRASYKGQIEIVKLLLEKGADATIGDNENSQPIHNAAIAGYIDVVNLLLAHGVDINGRDNNGMTPLMFAAAYRQREVVERLLVLGADIYLKDNIGRPAFFKAQMSRRVEIAELLVQSGVDVDVISSKPFAPITWAIRNGDLAMIEMLVVNGANIQQTTPLGESYLHFAVFFNKPELVEYFINNGIDVNTVKLGNLTPLHIAAVVGFSDIAAFLIDKEAELNIRSTDGGTPLHFARAARNHAIVDLLLEKGAEDGPRNFTEYRGKYLGAKTPGDEPEPFVPELFQDIYRPHSPPVFSPDGKELYWQAMFMRGVNNASRVWFMKEENGLWQAPQVASFADYPSGGPLFCSNGNKPHIQFHETPRRYHRFG; via the coding sequence ATGCGTGCCAGATTAGTTATTATAGTTGTATTAAGTCTATTCATCTCAACTACGATAAGTGCAACCGATATCACGACCGCGATTGACTCCGGCTATATCGATCAAGTCAGGGATATTTTGCAGCAGAACCCGGATCTTTTGAATTCAAAAGACGATGAGGCACTGACACCTCTAAATAGAGCATCTTACAAAGGCCAAATAGAAATAGTCAAGTTACTTCTGGAAAAGGGCGCCGATGCCACGATTGGCGATAATGAAAATAGCCAGCCGATACACAACGCAGCTATCGCCGGTTATATTGATGTTGTAAATTTGCTGCTCGCTCACGGGGTAGACATAAATGGGCGGGATAACAATGGCATGACGCCACTGATGTTTGCTGCTGCGTATAGACAGCGGGAGGTGGTGGAACGACTGTTAGTACTTGGCGCCGACATTTACCTCAAGGACAATATTGGTCGCCCCGCGTTTTTTAAAGCTCAGATGTCCAGACGGGTTGAAATCGCCGAACTGTTGGTTCAATCGGGAGTAGATGTTGACGTTATATCGAGCAAACCGTTTGCGCCCATCACCTGGGCTATCAGAAACGGTGATTTGGCTATGATAGAAATGCTTGTTGTCAACGGAGCCAATATTCAACAAACCACTCCACTCGGCGAATCGTATCTGCATTTTGCGGTTTTCTTCAATAAGCCGGAGCTCGTGGAGTATTTTATTAACAATGGAATTGACGTAAATACTGTTAAACTCGGAAATCTGACACCATTACACATTGCTGCCGTTGTGGGTTTTTCAGACATTGCTGCATTTCTGATTGACAAGGAAGCCGAACTTAATATCCGAAGCACCGACGGCGGCACCCCGCTCCATTTTGCCCGGGCGGCAAGAAATCATGCTATAGTGGATTTATTGCTGGAAAAGGGAGCTGAAGACGGCCCGCGTAATTTTACGGAATATAGGGGAAAGTATCTGGGTGCGAAAACGCCTGGTGATGAACCCGAGCCTTTTGTTCCGGAATTATTTCAGGATATTTACAGACCTCACAGCCCGCCGGTGTTTTCGCCTGACGGAAAGGAACTATACTGGCAGGCTATGTTTATGAGGGGCGTCAACAATGCGTCCCGAGTTTGGTTCATGAAAGAAGAAAATGGATTATGGCAGGCGCCTCAAGTGGCATCCTTCGCGGATTATCCTTCGGGTGGACCTTTATTTTGCTCGAATGGCAACAAACCTCATATACAATTCCATGAAACCCCGCGACGATACCACCGATTTGGCTGA
- a CDS encoding DUF3024 domain-containing protein — protein sequence MAFSEPEKKEYEIAAGAFLEKRRPPENIRDQLDIGFRIKGQSIEIIEIRPVWNNPEEKMESPVAKTTYVRKQNVWKVYWQRADLKWHGYSPKPEVSSIEEFLDLVDEDAMCCFWG from the coding sequence ATGGCCTTTAGCGAACCTGAAAAAAAAGAATACGAGATAGCAGCGGGTGCGTTTCTTGAGAAACGCAGACCGCCTGAGAACATTCGGGATCAACTGGACATCGGGTTCAGGATCAAGGGTCAGAGTATCGAAATAATCGAAATTCGACCTGTTTGGAATAATCCCGAAGAGAAAATGGAATCTCCTGTCGCCAAAACAACATATGTGCGAAAACAGAATGTGTGGAAGGTTTATTGGCAGAGGGCTGATTTGAAGTGGCACGGCTATTCTCCCAAACCAGAAGTCAGTAGCATTGAGGAATTTCTTGATTTGGTAGATGAGGATGCAATGTGCTGTTTCTGGGGATAA
- a CDS encoding NAD(P)H-binding protein: MPRILIIGGTGMLGRPVAVHLLNENFQVRIFTTNENRAKAFFGDRVEYAPGDVGNIDSLRKGIEGCDAIYINLKGGPLPADYIRIEQEGSKNIYRAALEVGVNRVVQISEARADKKHSQFIHEKVKYEAEKVMVASGLNYTILKPTWFCESLPLFLKDNKAVYIGSGKTLFHFLAVADYARIVAECFKSDKANNKILTIFGPEAMPISEALRRFLEICHPDIAIDRLPIWLAKFSMLFMFNKTLKSAVNLMAFFDKHGDDEVETSPDEADRLFGRSTITVEEWAKIYRKIVKGV, from the coding sequence ATGCCCAGGATATTGATTATTGGCGGGACAGGGATGTTGGGACGGCCGGTTGCCGTCCATTTATTAAATGAGAATTTCCAGGTTCGTATTTTTACGACAAATGAGAATAGGGCAAAGGCATTTTTTGGCGACAGAGTGGAATACGCCCCGGGTGATGTCGGTAATATTGACAGCCTTCGAAAGGGCATTGAGGGCTGCGATGCGATATATATCAATCTAAAAGGGGGACCGTTGCCCGCCGATTATATCCGGATTGAACAGGAGGGATCGAAAAATATCTATCGGGCGGCTTTGGAAGTCGGAGTCAATCGCGTCGTCCAAATCAGCGAAGCTCGCGCCGATAAAAAGCATTCCCAATTTATTCATGAAAAAGTTAAATATGAAGCCGAAAAAGTTATGGTCGCCTCGGGGCTTAATTATACGATTTTGAAACCGACCTGGTTTTGCGAATCATTACCTCTATTTTTAAAAGACAACAAGGCCGTTTATATCGGAAGCGGAAAAACACTATTTCATTTTTTGGCGGTCGCCGATTATGCTCGCATCGTTGCCGAATGTTTTAAGTCGGATAAGGCGAACAATAAGATATTGACGATATTTGGCCCGGAAGCGATGCCGATTTCCGAAGCATTACGTCGTTTTTTGGAAATATGCCATCCCGATATTGCAATTGATAGACTCCCGATCTGGCTGGCCAAATTCTCGATGTTGTTTATGTTCAATAAAACTTTGAAATCGGCCGTGAACCTGATGGCCTTTTTTGATAAGCATGGCGATGATGAAGTGGAGACTTCCCCGGACGAAGCCGACCGGCTATTCGGCCGCAGCACGATCACGGTCGAGGAATGGGCCAAAATTTACCGAAAGATTGTTAAGGGGGTTTAG